The proteins below come from a single Pararge aegeria chromosome 23, ilParAegt1.1, whole genome shotgun sequence genomic window:
- the LOC120634238 gene encoding protein ALP1-like — MDSVEATLVTLSLVLLLRKQPKRRQRKQRQYWMHPFNKERLLSGHHVTTFKILKSYDLKFRSCYRMSYSTFCELLSIVKPELTRRNTVMRQCISAEERLTITLRYLATGCNFTDLHLDFKCGHTTARTIVKETVEVIWKKVKDISMPEPTEELHLETAEGFMKHANFPNLIGAIDGKHIRIIKPCHTGSEYYNYKHFFSIVLLAICDANYNFIDIDVGCYGKSSDSTIHDSSEWVKKLRQGNYNLPQPRPISNNGIPIPFSFIGDEGFALSQHLQRPYAGKHLPRKKRIYNYRLTRARRYIECTFGILSNKFKIFNRPINVNVDFATNIVKACCVLHNFIRKRDGYKFDHTLSIVGFQDPPASDNLLLIGRRRSELSGTAIRNIYTDYFTGVGSVPWQDSKI, encoded by the exons ATGGACTCCGTTGAGGCAACATTAGTCACGTTGTCTTTGGTGCTGCTTTTACGTAAGCAGCCGAAGCGCAGGCAACGAAAGCAGCGTCAATATTGGATGCACCCATTTAATAAAGAGAGATTACTCAGTGGACATCATGTAACAacgtttaaaatactaaaatcctATGATCTCAAATTCAGAAGTTGTTATAGAATGTCATATTCGACGTTTTGTGAATTGCTTTCCATTGTAAAACCAGAGTTGACACGCAGAAATACAGTGATGAGACAATGTATATCAGCTGAAGAACGACTAACAATAACTTTAAG GTACTTAGCAACTGGATGTAATTTCACAGATCTTCATTTGGACTTTAAATGTGGACATACTACTGCACGTACGATTGTAAAGGAAACTGTGGAAGTAATATGGAAAAAAGTAAAAGACATCTCCATGCCAGAGCCAACAGAAGAATTACATTTAGAAACCGCTGAAGGATTTATGAAACATGCTAATTTTCCTAACTTAATTGGAGCAATAGATGGAAAacatataagaattataaaaccaTGTCATACCGGCTCAGaatattacaattacaaacattttttttccatcgtTTTGTTAGCAATATGTGACGCTAATTACAATTTCATAGATATAGATGTCGGATGTTATGGAAAGAGCTCAGATTCAACAATACATGACAGCAGCGAATGGGTAAAAAAGTTACGacaaggaaattataatttacctcAACCAAGACCTATATCTAACAATGGAATACCTATACCGTTTTCGTTTATTGGCGACGAAGGATTTGCTTTATCACAACACTTGCAAAGACCATACGCTGGTAAACATTTACCACGAAAGAAGAGAATATATAATTACCGTTTGACGCGCGCAAGGCGTTATATTGAATGTACGTTTGGTATATTgagtaacaaatttaaaattttcaaccgGCCCATAAACGTTAATGTAGATTTTGCTACGAATATTGTTAAAGCGTGTTGCGTATTGCACAATTTTATACGTAAGCGAGATGGGTACAAGTTTGATCACACTTTGAGTATAGTCGGATTCCAAGATCCACCTGCCAgtgataatttacttttaattggaAGACGAAGATCAGAACTAAGTGGTACTGCAATCCGAAACATATATACTGACTATTTCACCGGTGTAGGTTCTGTACCGTGGCAAGAttcaaaaatttga
- the LOC120634239 gene encoding uncharacterized protein LOC120634239: MENRASVQHRQVESAVVRHMRKMESFDTESFIMAIQNRPVIWDSRLPEYSNKIAKRKAWEEINEIFDSEFGEKTNKEKNACAIELQKKWKSLKDCFNRERLKEKNCPSGSGAKPRKQYVYYKLLSFLQPLTEIRPPSRPTVTEENDSEGCLESFVIPKSKKLKTSDGVDDAQNKLYEILTEKLNKATPAIQHPDQHFLLSLFPHFNSIKEEYKLDAKAEMINLLRKYNNMAQTSAYTSHYGYQSGYQSYDTTPARTSNESSVSQLINSYHSAPTPAGANVNTAGSSLQHNDNDNEYNYSNDDSTQDSIITNLYSP, from the exons ATGGAGAACCGAGCATCAGTGCAACACAGACAGGTCGAGAGTGCTGTTGTCCGTCACATGCGTAAAATGGAGTCGTTCGACACTGAATCATTTATTATGGCAATTCAGAACCGTCCTGTAATATGGGACTCGCGTCTTCCTGAGTATTCGAATAAGATTGCAAAAAGAAAGGCATGGGAagagataaatgaaatatttgattcAGAATTTggagaaaaaacaaataaagaaaagaatgcTTGTG CTATTGAACTCcagaaaaaatggaaaagtttaaaagattGCTTTAACAGAGAACggctgaaagaaaaaaattgtcccAGTGGGTCCGGGGCTAAACCCAGAAAACAATATGtttactataaattattgtcatttttacaACCTTTGACCGAAATCAGACCACCAAGTCGACCTACAGTTACTGAGGAAAACGACTCCGAAGGCTGTTTGGAATCTTTTGTTATTCCAAAATCAAAGAAGCTTAAAACAAGTGATGGCGTTGATGATGCACAAAACAAATTATACGAAATTCTAACTGAGAAATTGAACAAAGCCACGCCCGCCATTCAACATCCAGatcaacattttttactttcactttttccacattttaattccataaaagaagaatataaactCGATGCGAaagctgaaatgataaatttgcTTCGCAAATATAACAATATGGCACAAACGTCTGCATACACCAGTCACTATGGATATCAGTCTGGATACCAAAGCTACGACACAACTCCTGCTCGTACAAGCAATGAAAGTAGTGTGTCGCAACTAATAAATAGCTACCACTCGGCGCCAACGCCTGCTGGTGCCAATGTCAATACTGCAGGTAGTTCATTGCaacataatgataatgataatgaatataattacaGTAATGATGATTCTACACAAGATTCTATTATCACAAACCTATATTCGCcgtaa